One genomic segment of bacterium includes these proteins:
- a CDS encoding DEAD/DEAH box helicase, which translates to MEDVKQFVERLKAHRGFSASIAHHRYLPAQAPCFKRPWVLLDHRLQRALAEEGIRGLYTHQAEALERLYRGENVVVATPTASGKTLVYTLPVLQAILEDPLARAMYIFPLKALEQDQLRVAKTWIRALGANQTIRTAVFDGDTPSTQRKKLKESPPHILITNPDMVHLSLLPFHEQWKEFLENLRFVVLDELHTYKGIFGSHIVQVLRRLRRLCQLYGSKPQFITLSATIANPGQFAEALTGLPFSVIEQSGAPQAGRHVLFLNPVGSPYTMAVQLFRLALQEGFKTIAFTQARKITELMHTWLIQDKPELAQRVSSYRAGFLPEERRDIERKLASGELYGVITTSALEMGIDIGGLDVCILVGYPGTIVQTWQRGGRVGRNDRDSLLILVAQPDALDQYFMRHPHRFFESGYEKAVVDPGNRVVLKGHLICAASELPLREEGDVFDLKGELKGLLSQMEREHLLLRSAEGRQWYSTKRRPQREVDIRAAGETFTILEEKTRRVVGKNSGIRTLTECHQGAIYLHRAEHYLVTRLELETKNVRVKPVRTSYYTRARSEKETEILERQRSRPIGNFVLRQGRLKVTEHITGYEKRRISGQDLLSVHPLELPPVVFETVGIWLEIEDFIKEAVQKSGTHFMGGIHALEHAIIALFPLFALCDREDVGGISIPLHPQLGKAAIFVYDGHPDGVGLAERAYDVLEELLDAVLSTLEGCDCEEGCPGCIHSPKCGSGNKPLDKQAALLILKALMGKVSPKELGVASCVGNSEEENALPEIQGIPTPRKNAPRVLFFDLETQKTAEDVGGWSNKHLMRLSVAVIYDTKNKEFRSFHERQVGELVAMLKQGDLIVGFNIRSFDYRVLSAYTAEALEQLPTFDILDDLRGRLGFRLSLEHLAFNTLGERKSADGLQAVDWFKQGRMEELVAYCRKDVEITRDLFEFGCREGYLIYETKEGRRVRLPVDWNVEAILENLKEASTWGKTRQ; encoded by the coding sequence GTGGAAGACGTAAAGCAATTTGTGGAACGTCTCAAGGCCCACAGGGGTTTCTCGGCCAGTATAGCCCACCACAGGTATTTGCCGGCCCAAGCCCCTTGTTTCAAGAGACCTTGGGTTCTTCTAGACCATAGGCTGCAAAGGGCCCTGGCCGAAGAAGGAATTCGTGGCCTCTACACCCACCAGGCAGAAGCCCTGGAGAGACTGTACAGAGGTGAAAACGTGGTGGTGGCCACCCCCACCGCAAGTGGGAAGACCCTCGTTTACACCCTGCCAGTGCTTCAGGCCATCCTGGAGGATCCTTTGGCCCGCGCCATGTATATATTCCCCTTGAAAGCCCTGGAACAGGACCAGCTAAGGGTGGCAAAAACATGGATAAGGGCTCTCGGGGCAAACCAAACCATTCGCACGGCTGTCTTTGACGGCGACACCCCTTCCACACAAAGAAAAAAACTCAAGGAATCGCCACCCCACATCCTTATCACCAATCCGGATATGGTGCACCTCTCTCTCCTGCCATTCCACGAGCAATGGAAGGAGTTCTTGGAAAACCTGAGGTTCGTGGTGCTAGACGAGCTTCACACTTATAAGGGCATATTTGGCTCCCACATAGTGCAGGTTTTAAGAAGGCTCAGAAGGCTGTGCCAGCTCTACGGATCCAAACCACAATTCATCACCTTGTCCGCAACCATAGCCAATCCAGGGCAGTTTGCAGAGGCCCTCACAGGACTGCCTTTCTCGGTGATTGAGCAAAGCGGAGCGCCCCAGGCCGGGAGACACGTGCTTTTCTTGAATCCTGTGGGAAGCCCATACACTATGGCTGTACAGCTTTTCCGCCTGGCCCTCCAGGAGGGCTTCAAGACCATAGCCTTCACACAAGCCCGCAAGATCACTGAGTTGATGCACACCTGGCTCATACAGGACAAACCGGAGCTGGCCCAAAGGGTCAGCTCTTATAGGGCTGGCTTTCTGCCCGAAGAACGCCGGGACATCGAGCGCAAACTGGCTTCCGGAGAACTGTATGGAGTCATCACTACAAGCGCCCTGGAAATGGGAATAGACATCGGCGGGCTGGACGTGTGCATTTTGGTGGGCTACCCGGGCACCATAGTGCAGACCTGGCAAAGGGGAGGCAGAGTGGGTAGAAATGACAGGGACTCCCTCTTGATATTGGTGGCCCAGCCTGATGCCTTGGACCAGTATTTCATGCGTCACCCCCATCGTTTCTTTGAAAGCGGGTATGAGAAAGCCGTGGTGGACCCAGGCAACAGGGTAGTGCTTAAGGGACACCTGATATGTGCTGCTTCGGAGTTGCCCTTGAGGGAAGAGGGGGATGTCTTTGACCTCAAAGGAGAACTCAAAGGCCTTCTTAGTCAGATGGAAAGGGAACACCTCCTGCTAAGAAGCGCTGAAGGCAGGCAATGGTACAGTACCAAGCGCAGACCCCAAAGGGAGGTAGACATCCGGGCCGCTGGCGAGACCTTCACCATACTGGAGGAAAAAACCCGCAGGGTCGTGGGAAAAAACTCAGGCATACGAACTCTGACCGAGTGCCACCAGGGTGCCATCTACCTGCACCGGGCAGAGCACTACCTGGTCACAAGACTGGAGCTGGAAACAAAGAACGTGAGGGTCAAGCCGGTTCGCACGTCTTACTATACAAGAGCCCGCTCAGAGAAAGAGACCGAGATCCTGGAGAGGCAAAGATCCAGGCCCATAGGGAACTTCGTTTTGCGCCAGGGCAGACTGAAGGTTACAGAGCATATCACCGGATATGAGAAAAGGCGCATCTCAGGCCAGGATCTCTTGAGCGTGCATCCTCTGGAGTTACCCCCTGTGGTCTTCGAAACCGTGGGGATCTGGCTGGAGATAGAGGATTTCATAAAGGAGGCCGTACAGAAGTCGGGCACCCATTTCATGGGAGGGATCCATGCCCTGGAACACGCCATCATAGCCCTTTTCCCTTTGTTTGCCTTGTGCGACAGGGAGGATGTAGGGGGAATAAGCATTCCCCTCCATCCCCAGCTGGGCAAGGCGGCCATCTTCGTATATGACGGGCACCCTGACGGAGTGGGGCTGGCCGAAAGGGCATACGATGTATTGGAAGAACTGCTGGATGCGGTGCTGTCAACCCTGGAAGGGTGTGACTGTGAGGAGGGATGTCCGGGCTGCATCCATTCCCCCAAGTGCGGCTCGGGAAACAAACCTTTGGATAAACAGGCGGCTTTGCTCATATTGAAGGCTCTCATGGGGAAAGTCAGTCCCAAGGAGCTGGGAGTGGCATCATGTGTCGGAAATTCAGAGGAGGAAAATGCCCTGCCGGAGATCCAGGGAATCCCAACCCCCAGAAAAAACGCCCCCAGGGTTCTTTTCTTTGACCTGGAGACCCAGAAGACGGCCGAGGATGTGGGAGGATGGTCCAACAAACACCTCATGAGGCTTTCGGTGGCAGTCATTTATGACACCAAGAACAAGGAATTCCGAAGCTTCCATGAAAGACAAGTAGGGGAGCTCGTAGCCATGCTCAAGCAAGGGGATCTGATAGTAGGTTTCAATATCAGATCCTTTGACTACAGGGTGCTTTCGGCATATACCGCCGAGGCATTGGAGCAGCTTCCCACCTTCGACATACTGGATGATCTGAGGGGCCGGCTGGGCTTTAGGCTTAGCTTGGAGCACCTGGCATTTAATACTCTGGGTGAAAGAAAAAGCGCCGATGGCCTCCAGGCAGTGGATTGGTTTAAACAGGGTCGCATGGAAGAACTTGTGGCTTACTGCCGCAAGGATGTGGAGATCACCCGGGATCTGTTCGAGTTTGGCTGCAGGGAGGGTTACCTGATCTACGAAACCAAAGAGGGCAGAAGGGTGAGGCTCCCTGTGGACTGGAATGTGGAAGCTATTTTGGAGAACCTCAAGGAGGCCTCAACATGGGGAAAAACAAGACAGTAG